One window of the Pyrinomonadaceae bacterium genome contains the following:
- a CDS encoding trypsin-like peptidase domain-containing protein, translating to MKAVTRVRFSLIAIFVVIAGLCSASEIRAQDQLPELVRRIKPSAVAIETFDARGEKLSRGSGFFIDYDRVVTNRHLIDGAHRAEVHLTSGSNFPVRSVLAVDAEGDVALLRVDAPRQLVRPLPLDRTSPQEGESIVVIGNPFGLEGSVTNGIVSAVRDIPGFGRIIQITAPISPGSSGSPVVNMHGQVIGVATLQVTGGQSVNFAIPSDRIAQLDRSASSQPNQSVSLGELVAATSRNKRARAVEFFRNGLTFLSRDDCQGALPYFQKATEADSGYAEAWAQTGFCHEKLLRHAEAIEASKKAVSIRPTAESYFNIGLANFYLKQYREAESAYRQAIKLDPYNAADAYYALGLTYRDAGQFDDEVGAYKNAIRLRPDYASAYDRLAQRYLQMKKYTEAIEAFKQLSMLKPGDANAQNSLGEAYAAAAKNEEATETFRQAIRLKPDFGKAYYNLGKILLASGARDAAIEQYNVLQGLDEDWAEKLRNLIYP from the coding sequence ATGAAAGCAGTAACCCGCGTGCGTTTTTCCCTTATCGCCATTTTCGTCGTTATCGCCGGCTTGTGTTCGGCAAGTGAAATACGCGCGCAGGACCAACTGCCCGAATTGGTGCGCCGCATCAAGCCCTCCGCGGTAGCCATTGAGACATTCGACGCGCGCGGCGAAAAACTTTCTCGCGGCAGCGGATTCTTCATCGACTATGATCGCGTCGTTACCAATCGGCACCTGATCGACGGCGCTCACCGGGCCGAAGTTCATTTAACCTCCGGTAGCAATTTTCCCGTCCGCAGTGTCCTCGCCGTCGATGCTGAAGGAGACGTCGCGCTGTTGAGAGTCGATGCGCCGCGACAACTCGTGCGGCCGTTGCCGCTCGATCGGACTTCGCCTCAGGAAGGTGAAAGCATCGTTGTCATCGGCAATCCTTTTGGCCTGGAAGGCAGTGTGACAAACGGGATCGTTTCCGCGGTGCGCGACATCCCCGGCTTTGGCCGCATCATTCAAATCACGGCGCCGATTTCTCCGGGCTCAAGCGGCAGTCCGGTCGTCAACATGCATGGACAGGTGATTGGCGTCGCGACTCTGCAAGTCACTGGCGGCCAAAGCGTCAACTTCGCCATTCCTTCGGATCGCATAGCACAGCTGGATCGCTCAGCCAGCTCGCAACCTAACCAGAGTGTGTCGCTCGGTGAATTGGTGGCCGCGACCAGTCGCAACAAACGCGCGCGCGCCGTTGAGTTCTTCCGCAACGGTCTGACGTTTCTATCTAGAGACGATTGCCAGGGCGCGCTGCCCTATTTTCAGAAAGCGACTGAGGCCGACAGTGGCTACGCGGAAGCCTGGGCGCAAACCGGCTTCTGTCACGAGAAGTTACTTCGTCACGCTGAGGCCATCGAAGCGTCGAAAAAAGCCGTCAGCATTCGACCGACGGCTGAGTCTTATTTCAACATCGGTCTCGCTAATTTTTACCTGAAGCAATATCGTGAAGCGGAATCAGCGTATCGTCAGGCGATAAAGCTCGATCCGTACAATGCTGCGGATGCGTACTATGCGCTGGGACTCACGTATCGCGATGCAGGACAGTTCGATGATGAAGTGGGCGCTTACAAAAACGCCATTCGTCTGCGGCCGGATTACGCGAGCGCGTACGATCGCCTCGCCCAACGGTACTTGCAGATGAAGAAGTACACCGAGGCCATCGAAGCGTTCAAACAACTCTCTATGCTGAAGCCGGGTGATGCGAATGCGCAGAACAGCCTGGGGGAAGCCTACGCCGCCGCCGCGAAGAACGAAGAAGCCACCGAAACCTTTCGCCAGGCAATTCGTCTCAAGCCTGACTTTGGCAAGGCTTATTACAATTTAGGCAAGATTCTGTTGGCGAGCGGCGCGCGCGATGCGGCCATCGAGCAATATAACGTTCTGCAAGGTCTGGATGAGGACTGGGCCGAGAAACTCCGCAACTTAATCTATCCCTGA
- the argB gene encoding acetylglutamate kinase yields MNQFVDSQLRLDLLREALPYIQRFKGKTFVVKFSGKVTEDREQLLSLAEELALLHQVGIRICVVHGGGKQLSQLAEKMGVAQTIIEGRRVTDDETLEMAKMVFAGTINTNILAALRHRGTHAVGLSGVDGNIVHAERRPPKEIVDRATGESAHVDFGHVGDILEIDSKLLKVLLDHDYLPVISSLGADAEGKVFNINADTIASEIAIQLDAEKLVLLSDVDGIYLPAGEAKTKLSRMTADEAEELIRNGAATGGMVPKLQNIIDVLRRGVRSAHIINGNYRNALLAEVFTNEGTGTMIVA; encoded by the coding sequence ATGAACCAATTCGTTGACAGCCAATTAAGACTCGATCTGTTGCGCGAAGCACTGCCGTACATTCAGCGCTTCAAAGGCAAGACGTTTGTCGTGAAGTTCTCAGGCAAAGTCACCGAAGATCGCGAGCAGCTACTCTCATTGGCGGAAGAGCTCGCACTGCTCCATCAGGTCGGAATTCGCATCTGCGTTGTTCATGGAGGCGGGAAGCAACTTAGCCAGCTGGCGGAGAAGATGGGAGTCGCGCAGACGATAATCGAAGGCCGTCGCGTTACCGACGACGAGACGCTGGAGATGGCAAAGATGGTCTTCGCCGGCACAATTAATACGAATATTCTGGCGGCGTTACGGCATCGTGGCACACACGCGGTCGGGCTTTCCGGTGTAGACGGAAACATCGTTCATGCCGAACGACGCCCACCAAAAGAAATTGTCGATCGCGCGACAGGTGAAAGCGCCCACGTTGATTTCGGCCACGTCGGTGACATTCTCGAAATCGATTCAAAGCTCCTGAAGGTGCTCCTCGACCACGACTACCTGCCGGTGATTTCTTCGCTCGGCGCAGACGCTGAAGGCAAGGTTTTCAACATCAATGCCGACACGATTGCTTCCGAGATCGCCATTCAACTTGATGCCGAGAAGCTGGTTCTGCTCTCAGACGTCGATGGAATCTATCTCCCGGCGGGCGAGGCCAAAACCAAGCTGTCGCGGATGACCGCCGATGAAGCAGAAGAACTCATCAGGAACGGCGCGGCGACGGGCGGAATGGTCCCTAAGCTCCAGAACATTATCGACGTCCTGCGCCGGGGCGTCCGCAGCGCTCACATTATCAACGGCAACTATCGTAATGCGTTGTTGGCCGAAGTTTTCACCAATGAAGGCACCGGCACGATGATCGTCGCTTAG
- a CDS encoding N-acetylornithine carbamoyltransferase, giving the protein MPRDFLKTGDWPAGELEALIESAVRFKTGEDRNQALAGRSVALVFFNPSLRTRASMQVGIYELGGNAVVLEPGGTSWTLEHREGVVMDSDKTEHVAEFVRVLGRYCVAIGVRTFAALKNWDEERTDPVLNAFAKYSDVPIINLESAMHHPCQALADMMTIREKLGSDRKKVLLTWAWHPKPLPMAVPNSFALAAAQMGHDLTIAHPSGYDLDDELMEKIRQQAASAGGTVTLSNDIDASFEDVEVVYAKSWGSKKFYGAPEQDVAEREQYRGLWIVDEAKMARTNDAIFMHCLPVRRNVIVTDGVIDSPASVVIDEAENRLHVQKAILKRLIEP; this is encoded by the coding sequence ATGCCTCGCGATTTTTTAAAAACCGGCGACTGGCCGGCCGGGGAACTTGAAGCGCTGATCGAATCGGCGGTTCGATTTAAGACGGGCGAGGACCGTAACCAGGCCCTGGCCGGTCGCTCGGTGGCGCTCGTCTTTTTCAATCCCAGTCTGCGGACGCGAGCGTCGATGCAAGTTGGGATTTACGAACTCGGCGGGAACGCCGTGGTGCTTGAGCCGGGCGGCACCAGTTGGACGCTGGAACATCGCGAAGGCGTGGTGATGGATTCGGACAAGACTGAGCACGTGGCGGAGTTTGTGCGCGTGCTCGGGCGCTACTGCGTCGCCATCGGCGTGCGGACTTTCGCCGCGCTTAAGAATTGGGACGAAGAGAGGACTGATCCGGTTCTGAATGCGTTCGCAAAGTATTCTGACGTGCCGATTATCAATCTCGAATCCGCGATGCATCATCCGTGTCAGGCTTTGGCCGACATGATGACGATTCGCGAGAAGCTCGGCTCCGATCGCAAGAAGGTTTTGCTAACGTGGGCCTGGCATCCGAAGCCTCTGCCGATGGCGGTGCCGAACAGTTTTGCTTTGGCAGCCGCGCAAATGGGACACGATCTGACGATCGCGCACCCATCAGGCTACGACCTTGATGATGAACTGATGGAGAAAATCAGACAGCAGGCGGCATCAGCAGGCGGCACGGTCACACTTTCAAACGACATCGACGCGTCATTCGAAGATGTCGAAGTTGTTTATGCAAAGAGTTGGGGCAGCAAAAAGTTCTACGGCGCGCCTGAACAAGACGTCGCCGAGCGCGAGCAGTATCGCGGCCTTTGGATTGTTGATGAAGCGAAGATGGCACGCACAAACGACGCCATCTTCATGCATTGTTTGCCGGTACGGCGGAATGTGATTGTGACGGATGGCGTGATTGATTCGCCGGCGTCCGTGGTAATTGACGAAGCCGAGAACCGTTTGCACGTGCAGAAAGCAATATTGAAAAGATTGATTGAGCCGTAA
- a CDS encoding aminotransferase class III-fold pyridoxal phosphate-dependent enzyme, whose protein sequence is MKAEKTINLKDVPALEEQYQVATYKKMPIVAERGEGCWIYASNGERYLDLYGGHAVAGTGHCHPHVVGAIKQQADDLLFYSNLVYSESRARAAEKLVSIAPDALTKAFFCNSGTEANENAMRMARMATGRENIITFGGGFHGRTADAISATFLGKYRELGKPNVPGHLEAEFGDIGSVRALADDSVAAIMLEPIQSMAGVRMAQASFFQALRELCNERGIVLIYDEVQTGVGRTGQWFFAGSEAGAGVTPDIITLAKALGSGIPVGACLVTDKIASHIKENDLGTTFGGGMIAMAAVSATLEAIENDRMLDNVRKVEAYLRERLNDAKQVVKVRGLGFLLGIEFKENAKAVHEALLDRRIITGTSSDPKVLRLLPPLCLMKSEVDLFVDALGSVLSAT, encoded by the coding sequence ATGAAGGCAGAGAAAACCATCAATCTGAAGGACGTGCCGGCGCTTGAAGAGCAGTATCAGGTCGCGACGTACAAGAAAATGCCGATCGTCGCGGAGCGGGGCGAGGGCTGTTGGATCTACGCGAGTAACGGCGAGCGCTATCTCGATTTGTACGGCGGCCACGCGGTCGCGGGCACGGGTCATTGCCATCCGCATGTCGTGGGCGCAATTAAACAACAGGCCGACGATCTGCTCTTCTATTCGAATCTCGTTTATTCGGAAAGCCGCGCGCGTGCGGCAGAGAAGCTGGTTTCAATTGCTCCGGACGCGCTTACCAAAGCGTTCTTCTGTAACTCCGGAACTGAAGCGAACGAGAATGCGATGCGCATGGCGCGCATGGCGACAGGCCGCGAAAACATTATTACTTTCGGCGGTGGATTTCATGGGCGGACGGCTGACGCGATCAGTGCGACTTTTCTCGGCAAGTATCGTGAGTTGGGAAAGCCAAACGTGCCGGGCCATTTAGAAGCTGAATTCGGAGACATCGGTTCCGTTCGAGCGCTCGCCGATGATTCTGTCGCTGCAATCATGCTGGAACCGATCCAGTCGATGGCCGGCGTGCGGATGGCCCAAGCGTCTTTCTTCCAGGCGTTGCGTGAGCTGTGCAACGAGCGTGGGATTGTTCTTATTTACGACGAAGTCCAGACGGGCGTGGGTCGCACAGGGCAATGGTTTTTTGCCGGCAGCGAGGCGGGCGCCGGAGTGACGCCGGATATCATCACGCTCGCCAAGGCGCTCGGCAGCGGTATTCCGGTGGGCGCGTGCCTCGTCACCGACAAAATCGCTTCGCACATTAAAGAAAATGATCTGGGCACAACCTTCGGTGGCGGGATGATAGCGATGGCGGCGGTCAGCGCGACGCTTGAAGCAATCGAAAACGATCGAATGCTGGACAACGTTCGCAAGGTCGAAGCATATCTGCGCGAGCGGCTTAACGATGCTAAGCAGGTAGTGAAGGTTCGCGGCTTGGGATTCCTGCTCGGTATTGAGTTCAAAGAAAACGCGAAGGCGGTTCATGAAGCGCTGCTCGATCGACGAATCATAACGGGCACATCGAGCGATCCGAAAGTATTGCGGCTCTTGCCGCCGTTGTGTTTGATGAAGTCTGAAGTTGACCTGTTTGTTGACGCACTCGGAAGCGTGTTAAGCGCGACGTGA
- the argC gene encoding N-acetyl-gamma-glutamyl-phosphate reductase, translating into MKLKIGIFGGSGYGGSELLRILLQHPHADIRFVTANEHAGKAVGEVHKNLLGLTDLKFIKAPADVQELPDLDCAFFALPHGQAMNIAPGLPAPVKVIDLSGDFRLSDSEVFAKHYGFEQSAMTAQSEFVYGLTETNREALRNANRVANPGCFATATLLGLAPLVANNLLTSRVIVDAKTGSSGSGAKAAGNTHHPQRSTSFYAYKPFTHQHVPEIEQELKSIGDWNDELIFMTHSLPVARGIFASIYCELKKEVSITEARDLFADFYRDSFFVRFVDSSPDINWVKTTNFCDIGFATRGRQLVVFSALDNLVKGAAGQAVQNMNLMFGLDEETGLMLIGTNP; encoded by the coding sequence ATGAAACTTAAGATCGGCATCTTTGGTGGCTCAGGCTATGGCGGCTCGGAATTGCTGCGCATTCTGCTGCAGCATCCGCATGCCGACATTCGGTTCGTCACCGCGAACGAGCACGCGGGCAAAGCTGTTGGTGAGGTGCACAAAAACCTGCTTGGCCTGACAGATCTGAAATTCATAAAAGCACCTGCTGATGTGCAAGAACTTCCGGATCTGGATTGTGCGTTCTTCGCTTTGCCGCACGGTCAGGCAATGAATATCGCGCCGGGGCTGCCTGCGCCTGTGAAGGTAATCGATTTGTCGGGTGACTTCCGCCTCAGCGACTCGGAAGTCTTCGCCAAACATTACGGCTTCGAACAGAGCGCAATGACGGCGCAGTCAGAGTTCGTTTACGGCCTGACGGAAACAAATCGCGAAGCGCTCAGGAACGCGAATCGCGTAGCGAACCCGGGTTGTTTCGCGACGGCAACATTGCTGGGATTGGCGCCGCTGGTGGCGAACAATCTCCTGACGTCTCGAGTGATCGTCGATGCGAAGACAGGCTCGTCTGGTTCCGGCGCCAAAGCCGCGGGGAACACACATCATCCGCAGCGGAGCACTTCGTTCTACGCCTACAAGCCGTTTACGCATCAACACGTACCGGAAATCGAGCAGGAGCTGAAATCAATCGGCGATTGGAACGACGAACTCATTTTCATGACGCACTCGCTGCCGGTGGCGCGCGGCATCTTCGCGTCCATCTACTGCGAACTAAAAAAGGAAGTCTCGATTACCGAGGCGCGTGATCTGTTTGCAGACTTCTATCGCGACTCGTTCTTCGTTCGATTCGTGGACAGCTCGCCGGACATCAATTGGGTCAAGACGACGAACTTTTGCGACATTGGCTTTGCCACACGCGGTCGACAGCTTGTCGTGTTCAGCGCTCTCGACAACCTGGTGAAAGGCGCTGCGGGGCAGGCGGTGCAAAACATGAACCTGATGTTCGGGTTGGATGAAGAGACCGGATTGATGCTGATCGGAACAAATCCATGA
- a CDS encoding argininosuccinate synthase codes for MTSKTINKIVLAYSGGLDTSIMLHWLKEKYQCEIVCYCADVGQGAEMDGLEEKAKATGASKLYIEDLREEFVRDYVWTSVKANAVYEGVYLMGTSLARPVIAKRQIEIARQENADAVAHGATGKGNDQVRFELTYYALQPDIKVIAPWREWEFGGRTDLIAYAESYGIPVTATIDKPYSTDRNLMHVSYEGGILEDPWAEPPENIFQMTVSPERARDEAEYVEIGFEKGEPVSVNGEQLDPVSLLSELNEMGGVHGIGRVDLVENRFVGMKSRGVYETPGVTILQTAHRALESITMDREVMHLRDSLGVKFAENVYYGFWFAPEFDLMRKMIDETQVAVTGDVRLKLYRGNVIVAGRRSPHSLYDERIATFEADTVYNQRDAEGFIKLNALRLRLGGGR; via the coding sequence ATGACTAGCAAAACAATAAATAAGATCGTTCTGGCCTACTCGGGTGGGCTCGACACGTCGATCATGCTGCACTGGCTGAAAGAGAAGTATCAGTGCGAGATCGTCTGCTACTGCGCCGATGTTGGTCAGGGCGCTGAGATGGACGGGCTCGAAGAAAAGGCCAAGGCGACCGGTGCCTCGAAGTTGTACATCGAGGACCTGCGCGAAGAGTTCGTGCGCGATTACGTGTGGACATCCGTCAAAGCGAACGCCGTTTATGAAGGCGTGTATTTGATGGGCACTTCGTTGGCTCGGCCCGTAATCGCGAAGCGCCAGATTGAGATCGCCCGTCAGGAAAACGCCGACGCGGTGGCTCACGGCGCGACCGGCAAGGGAAATGACCAGGTGCGGTTCGAACTCACTTACTACGCGTTGCAGCCTGATATCAAAGTCATTGCGCCCTGGCGCGAGTGGGAGTTCGGCGGCCGCACAGATCTGATTGCTTACGCCGAGAGCTATGGAATCCCGGTGACGGCGACGATCGATAAACCGTACTCGACCGATAGGAACCTGATGCATGTTTCTTACGAAGGAGGGATTCTCGAAGACCCCTGGGCGGAACCGCCCGAGAACATCTTCCAGATGACGGTGTCGCCCGAACGCGCCAGAGATGAGGCCGAGTATGTTGAGATTGGATTTGAAAAAGGCGAGCCGGTTTCCGTGAATGGCGAACAGTTGGATCCGGTTTCGCTGCTTTCAGAGCTGAACGAAATGGGCGGCGTGCACGGAATAGGCCGCGTCGATCTGGTTGAGAATCGGTTCGTAGGCATGAAGTCACGCGGCGTGTATGAAACGCCGGGCGTGACGATCTTGCAGACCGCGCATCGCGCTTTGGAATCCATCACGATGGATCGTGAGGTGATGCACTTGCGGGATTCGCTCGGAGTTAAGTTCGCCGAAAATGTTTATTACGGCTTTTGGTTTGCGCCCGAATTCGACTTGATGCGCAAGATGATCGACGAGACCCAGGTTGCTGTAACGGGTGACGTGCGGCTGAAGCTGTATCGCGGAAATGTAATTGTCGCCGGTCGCCGTTCGCCACATTCGCTCTACGACGAGCGCATTGCGACCTTTGAAGCGGACACGGTTTACAACCAACGCGACGCGGAAGGATTCATCAAGCTGAATGCGCTGCGCTTGCGACTGGGAGGTGGGCGATGA
- the argH gene encoding argininosuccinate lyase: MHDGQSQKLWGGRFTGQADRGFAEFNQSFSFDRRLFEADVRASIAHCEGLFSAGVLTAAEAEQIKSALHGIGEAGKTNPNYFEELPSEDVHSFVEARLVQMIGDAGRKLHTGRSRNDQVATDLRLWLRDEIDGLHDSLRDTGVALLDFAEANQKVVLPGYTHLQRAQPILLAHWCLAYFEMFARDRDRLADVRERVNVLPLGSAALAGTSYAIDREAVTLALGFDSVSRNSLDAVSDRDFVIEFVSMASLTMMHLSRLAEDIILYSTTEFGFFELGDAVATGSSLMPQKKNPDSMELVRGKAGRVFGHLNSLLTTMKGLPLAYNKDMQEDKEALFDTVDTLSACLAVTATVLRNIRVNQVRARESATRGYLNATELADYLVSKGLAFREAHETVGRMVMHAMARGAELDQLTIDEMKSFAPAIEDDVFESLSLERTLASKSQIGGTSPERVAAELQSARARC, from the coding sequence ATGCACGATGGTCAATCGCAGAAACTGTGGGGAGGCCGCTTCACCGGGCAGGCGGATCGCGGGTTTGCCGAATTCAATCAGTCGTTTTCGTTCGACCGCCGGCTATTCGAAGCGGACGTGCGGGCCAGCATTGCGCATTGCGAAGGCCTGTTCAGCGCCGGCGTCCTGACGGCTGCTGAAGCCGAACAGATCAAATCCGCTCTCCACGGAATCGGCGAAGCGGGGAAAACGAATCCGAATTATTTCGAAGAGCTACCGTCGGAGGATGTGCATTCGTTTGTTGAAGCTCGGCTGGTGCAGATGATCGGCGACGCCGGCCGCAAGCTGCACACGGGCCGCAGCCGGAACGATCAAGTGGCAACTGATCTGCGTCTCTGGCTGCGCGACGAAATTGATGGACTGCACGATTCGCTGCGCGACACTGGGGTTGCTCTGCTTGATTTCGCGGAAGCCAATCAAAAGGTCGTGCTTCCCGGTTACACTCACCTGCAAAGGGCCCAACCAATTCTGTTGGCACACTGGTGTCTCGCTTACTTCGAAATGTTCGCGCGCGACCGCGATCGGCTTGCGGACGTTCGTGAACGAGTTAACGTGCTGCCACTCGGTTCCGCCGCCCTGGCGGGAACCTCTTATGCAATCGATCGCGAGGCCGTCACCCTCGCGCTTGGATTCGACTCAGTCTCACGGAACAGCCTGGATGCGGTCAGTGATCGCGACTTCGTCATTGAGTTCGTCAGCATGGCGTCGCTAACCATGATGCATCTCTCGCGCTTGGCCGAAGACATCATTCTCTACTCGACAACGGAATTTGGATTTTTCGAATTAGGCGACGCGGTAGCCACGGGTTCAAGCCTGATGCCTCAAAAGAAGAATCCCGATTCGATGGAACTGGTGCGCGGAAAAGCGGGACGGGTCTTTGGCCATCTCAACTCCTTGTTGACGACGATGAAAGGTTTGCCGCTCGCCTATAACAAAGACATGCAGGAAGACAAAGAGGCGCTGTTCGACACAGTTGATACGTTAAGCGCCTGCCTCGCGGTCACCGCGACCGTGCTGCGAAACATCCGTGTGAACCAGGTTCGCGCGCGCGAATCCGCAACCCGCGGCTACCTCAATGCGACTGAACTGGCGGATTATCTCGTGAGCAAAGGCCTGGCGTTTCGCGAAGCGCATGAAACTGTCGGACGAATGGTGATGCACGCGATGGCGCGCGGAGCAGAGTTGGATCAACTTACGATTGATGAAATGAAATCCTTTGCGCCTGCAATCGAAGATGACGTCTTCGAATCGCTTTCACTTGAAAGAACACTCGCATCCAAATCACAGATCGGCGGCACCTCGCCGGAGCGTGTCGCCGCGGAGCTTCAATCAGCCCGAGCCCGGTGCTGA
- a CDS encoding MvaI/BcnI family restriction endonuclease, whose amino-acid sequence MFFLTTETLDRKEAIRRLNLIVGKDLRAMADEYQIAVWKNGRKNKGWAGLVLERYLGLAQNSRQAPDFGNWDLKLVALHYARDGSLRVKESMAITMLEPTEMLGSKFEDSHLYDKLRSLVAVGRIYESAEEKRSILHSAAEFDLDNPKIRDQVVADYETIRAQIRSAGIESVTGNLGKLVQARTKGPGHGSTSRAFYARPVFVAHILNLQKLARMPRVFGDSV is encoded by the coding sequence ATGTTCTTCCTTACGACTGAAACACTCGATCGCAAAGAGGCCATCCGCCGGTTAAACCTTATCGTCGGCAAGGATCTGCGCGCGATGGCCGACGAATACCAGATTGCAGTCTGGAAGAACGGCCGGAAGAACAAAGGATGGGCAGGTCTGGTGCTCGAACGCTACCTCGGGCTGGCGCAAAACTCGCGGCAGGCGCCGGACTTCGGCAACTGGGATTTGAAGCTCGTGGCACTGCACTATGCGCGCGACGGCTCGCTCCGCGTCAAAGAATCGATGGCTATCACCATGCTCGAGCCGACCGAAATGCTCGGCAGCAAGTTCGAGGACAGCCACTTGTATGACAAGCTGCGGAGTTTGGTGGCAGTCGGACGAATCTACGAAAGTGCGGAAGAAAAACGTTCGATCCTGCACTCGGCGGCTGAGTTCGATCTCGATAATCCTAAGATTCGTGACCAGGTCGTGGCAGATTACGAAACGATTCGTGCGCAAATTCGGAGCGCTGGAATCGAATCCGTCACCGGAAACCTGGGTAAGCTGGTGCAGGCGCGGACGAAAGGCCCCGGCCACGGCAGCACTTCGCGCGCCTTCTACGCGCGGCCGGTTTTCGTCGCGCACATTCTGAATTTGCAAAAGCTGGCGCGGATGCCCAGAGTATTTGGGGACTCTGTTTGA
- a CDS encoding S8 family serine peptidase produces MTETESLLEAELAKTCSLCDRMAQGPILSVNVLPENIRSILQSNAKNAETICARCIELFTRAQRQIESHQTVFEQNAFVLPTPLRMDADERFTGRGVTMAFLDSGFYAHQDLIEPRKRIVAYHSLFATDGDETSLHTADVASWHGMMTSVVAAGSGALSDGVYRGIASEADLVLVKIGLTGRISEDQIRRGLEWVLEHREQHNIRVVNISAGGDFDESYLTNELSQTVEACARKGLTIVCAVGNAGHIPGHPVLPPASAPSCIAVGGLDDQNSTDRARRGMYRSSYGPTIDGFQKPEVIAPGIWVAAPILPHTPTAEEAELYGKLDAATDEDLPDLIAANRGVDKDLDQAASLRLPLLRQLITIKLREGNVINEHYKYVDGTSFAAPIVSAIIACMLEANSKLTPQQIKRILIGTAERVPDVEVDRQGWGVVNARRAVEVATELGGRG; encoded by the coding sequence ATGACTGAGACGGAATCATTACTTGAGGCGGAACTCGCGAAAACCTGTTCGCTCTGCGACCGGATGGCCCAGGGGCCCATTCTTTCAGTGAATGTCCTGCCTGAAAACATCCGCTCGATCCTGCAATCGAACGCAAAGAATGCCGAGACGATCTGCGCGCGCTGTATTGAACTGTTCACGCGAGCACAACGGCAGATCGAGTCGCATCAGACAGTGTTCGAACAAAACGCTTTCGTTTTGCCGACGCCGCTGCGCATGGATGCCGATGAACGCTTCACCGGCCGCGGCGTCACGATGGCGTTTCTGGACTCGGGTTTCTACGCGCATCAGGACCTGATCGAACCACGAAAACGAATCGTTGCTTACCACAGCCTTTTCGCCACAGATGGCGACGAAACGTCACTGCACACGGCCGATGTCGCCAGCTGGCACGGCATGATGACCTCGGTAGTCGCGGCCGGCAGCGGCGCGCTTTCGGACGGCGTTTACCGCGGCATCGCGTCAGAAGCCGACTTAGTCCTGGTGAAGATCGGTTTGACCGGAAGAATCTCAGAGGACCAAATTCGCCGGGGTCTCGAGTGGGTTTTGGAGCACCGCGAACAACACAACATCAGGGTCGTGAATATCTCCGCGGGCGGTGACTTTGATGAAAGTTACTTAACGAACGAGCTTTCGCAAACAGTCGAAGCATGCGCGCGTAAAGGTCTGACTATCGTTTGCGCGGTTGGCAACGCGGGCCACATTCCCGGTCATCCCGTTTTGCCACCCGCGAGTGCGCCATCGTGCATCGCGGTCGGTGGGCTCGACGATCAAAACTCAACGGATCGCGCGCGGCGCGGAATGTATCGCTCGTCCTACGGTCCAACAATTGATGGATTCCAAAAGCCCGAGGTCATCGCGCCGGGCATCTGGGTCGCGGCGCCGATCCTGCCGCACACGCCGACGGCTGAGGAAGCCGAGTTGTACGGGAAACTCGATGCGGCAACGGACGAAGACTTGCCGGACTTGATCGCCGCGAATCGTGGCGTCGACAAAGATCTCGATCAGGCCGCCAGCCTGCGCCTACCCTTGTTGCGCCAGCTAATCACCATCAAGCTGCGCGAAGGCAACGTCATCAATGAACATTACAAGTACGTCGATGGAACGTCGTTCGCCGCGCCCATCGTTTCGGCAATTATTGCGTGCATGTTGGAAGCGAATTCGAAGCTGACGCCGCAGCAAATCAAGCGAATACTCATTGGCACGGCCGAACGAGTGCCGGACGTCGAAGTCGATCGGCAGGGCTGGGGCGTGGTAAACGCGCGGCGCGCCGTTGAAGTGGCCACAGAGTTAGGGGGTAGAGGTTAG